The proteins below come from a single Saccharopolyspora sp. SCSIO 74807 genomic window:
- a CDS encoding pyridoxal phosphate-dependent aminotransferase, whose product MRSEALTSRLRPFTSTIFAEITELARRTGAVNLGQGFPDTDGPAGMLQAAQRAIADGVNQYPPGAGEPELRAAISEHRRAHYGIEHDPEGEVLVTVGATEAITASMLALIEPGDEVVLVEPYYDSYPVAVAMAGGVRRTVGLRQGPDHRFELDLDALRAAVGPRTRALVLNSPHNPTGTVLTDTELAAVAQVCRENDLIAITDEVYEHLLYDGRAHTPLATLPGMAERTVSISSVGKSFSATGWKIGWACGPAELIAAVRAAKQFLTFVGGAPFQPAVAHALRHELDWVRDLRDGLQRKRDRLANGLAEAGLDVLASEGTYFICADVRPLGFTDGAELARALPEKVGVAAIPVQVFCDNPEDTRHLVRFAFCKRDEVLDEGIRRLHKLASS is encoded by the coding sequence GTGCGTTCTGAAGCTCTCACCTCCCGGTTGCGCCCGTTCACCTCGACGATCTTCGCCGAGATCACCGAACTGGCCCGGCGGACCGGCGCGGTGAACCTGGGGCAGGGCTTCCCGGACACCGACGGACCGGCGGGCATGCTGCAGGCCGCGCAGCGGGCCATCGCCGACGGCGTCAACCAGTACCCGCCCGGCGCGGGCGAGCCCGAGCTGCGCGCCGCGATCTCCGAGCACCGCCGTGCGCACTACGGCATCGAGCACGATCCGGAGGGCGAGGTCCTGGTGACCGTCGGCGCCACCGAAGCGATCACCGCTTCGATGCTCGCGCTGATCGAGCCCGGCGACGAAGTGGTCCTCGTCGAGCCCTACTACGACTCCTACCCGGTCGCCGTGGCCATGGCAGGCGGCGTCCGCCGCACCGTCGGCCTGCGGCAGGGACCGGACCACCGCTTCGAACTCGACCTGGACGCCCTGCGCGCGGCAGTGGGGCCGCGGACCCGCGCGCTGGTGCTGAACTCGCCGCACAACCCCACGGGCACGGTGCTCACCGACACCGAGCTGGCCGCGGTCGCGCAGGTCTGCCGCGAGAACGACCTGATCGCCATCACCGACGAGGTCTACGAGCACCTGCTCTACGACGGGCGGGCGCACACCCCGCTGGCCACGCTGCCGGGGATGGCCGAGCGCACCGTGTCGATCTCCAGCGTCGGCAAGAGCTTCAGCGCCACCGGCTGGAAGATCGGCTGGGCGTGCGGCCCGGCCGAGCTGATCGCCGCGGTGCGGGCGGCCAAGCAGTTCCTCACCTTCGTCGGCGGCGCCCCGTTCCAGCCCGCGGTGGCGCACGCCCTGCGGCACGAACTCGACTGGGTCCGGGATCTGCGGGATGGCTTGCAGCGCAAGCGGGACCGACTCGCCAACGGACTCGCCGAGGCCGGTCTGGACGTGCTGGCCAGCGAAGGCACCTACTTCATCTGCGCGGACGTGCGCCCGCTCGGTTTCACCGACGGGGCCGAGCTGGCCCGGGCACTGCCGGAGAAGGTCGGGGTCGCCGCGATCCCGGTGCAGGTGTTCTGCGACAACCCGGAGGACACCCGGCACCTGGTGCGCTTCGCGTTCTGCAAACGGGACGAGGTGCTGGACGAAGGCATCCGGCGGCTGCACAAGCTCGCCTCGTCCTGA
- a CDS encoding DUF445 domain-containing protein has protein sequence MKTVAGGLLLAVAVIYVLAQWREHEGAAWAGYVRAAAEAGMVGALADWFAVTALFRRPMGLPIPHTAIIPTRKDALGHNLGEFVGSNFLAEPVVRDKLGRADIGHRVGVWLDDADHAERVTSELATAVRGAVQVFRDEDVQAVLEQAVLRKVLAQPWGPPLGRILGQVFADGSHHRLVDLVCDRAYDWVRDNHETVLRVVSQRAPSWSPKFFDGMVADKIYAEVLSFAWAVKTDPDHQMRKAVDRFLVDFAHDLQHDEQTIAKAEQIKRQVIAHPEVQNLVASAWGTAKRMLLDAAEDPSSELRLRVRDGLQGLGRRLVEEPELRAKVDGWLEGAAVYVVSHYRAEITTLITDTVERWDAEETSRKIELQVGRDLQFIRINGTVVGALAGLAIYTLTQLVL, from the coding sequence ATGAAGACCGTCGCGGGCGGTCTGCTGCTCGCCGTCGCCGTGATCTACGTGCTCGCGCAGTGGCGGGAGCACGAGGGGGCCGCGTGGGCCGGCTACGTCCGGGCCGCGGCCGAAGCGGGCATGGTCGGTGCGCTGGCGGACTGGTTCGCGGTGACGGCGCTGTTCCGGCGTCCGATGGGACTGCCGATCCCGCACACCGCGATCATCCCCACCCGCAAGGACGCGCTGGGACACAACCTCGGGGAATTCGTCGGCTCGAACTTCCTGGCCGAGCCGGTGGTGCGGGACAAGCTGGGCCGGGCCGACATCGGCCACCGGGTCGGGGTGTGGCTCGACGACGCCGACCACGCCGAGCGCGTGACCTCGGAGCTGGCGACCGCGGTGCGCGGCGCCGTGCAGGTCTTCCGGGACGAGGACGTGCAGGCCGTCCTGGAGCAGGCGGTGCTGCGCAAAGTCCTCGCCCAGCCGTGGGGGCCACCGCTGGGCCGGATCCTCGGGCAGGTCTTCGCGGACGGTTCGCACCACCGGCTGGTCGATCTGGTCTGCGACCGCGCTTACGACTGGGTGCGGGACAACCACGAAACGGTGCTGCGCGTGGTCAGCCAGCGGGCGCCCTCGTGGTCGCCGAAGTTCTTCGACGGCATGGTCGCGGACAAGATCTACGCCGAGGTGCTGTCGTTCGCGTGGGCGGTCAAGACCGACCCGGACCACCAGATGCGCAAGGCGGTGGACCGGTTCCTGGTCGACTTCGCGCACGACCTGCAGCACGACGAGCAAACGATCGCCAAGGCCGAGCAGATCAAGCGCCAGGTGATCGCGCACCCGGAGGTGCAGAACCTGGTCGCCTCCGCGTGGGGCACTGCCAAGAGGATGCTGCTGGACGCGGCCGAGGACCCCTCCAGCGAGCTGCGGCTGCGGGTCCGCGACGGACTGCAGGGACTCGGAAGGCGCCTCGTCGAAGAGCCCGAGCTGCGCGCCAAGGTCGACGGATGGCTGGAAGGCGCCGCGGTGTACGTCGTCTCGCACTACCGCGCCGAGATCACCACGCTGATCACGGACACCGTGGAGCGCTGGGACGCCGAGGAGACCTCCCGCAAGATCGAGCTCCAGGTGGGCCGCGATCTCCAGTTCATCCGGATCAACGGCACCGTGGTCGGCGCGCTGGCCGGCCTGGCGATCTACACCCTCACCCAGCTCGTGCTCTGA
- a CDS encoding CGNR zinc finger domain-containing protein: MVFVNSKAVADRAPAQAFADLDPERDVELVLAFLNTCDAEAGTEMLGTAESWRQWCAGQGLGAAEAPGRAQDIRDAMRHAVSCDHAAFPPESAPGSPMSWNVPVVLRDGIPVLAGADALGRVLVAAVHLVHTGHWDRIKICPASNCLWAFYDRSRNKSRTWCSMRVCGNREKARSWRERHTAPG, encoded by the coding sequence ATGGTGTTCGTGAACAGCAAAGCCGTCGCCGACCGAGCTCCTGCGCAGGCTTTCGCGGACCTGGACCCCGAACGCGACGTCGAGCTGGTGCTGGCTTTCCTCAACACCTGCGACGCCGAAGCGGGAACCGAGATGCTCGGGACGGCCGAGTCGTGGCGGCAGTGGTGCGCCGGACAGGGCCTGGGTGCGGCCGAGGCCCCGGGACGAGCGCAAGACATCCGCGACGCCATGCGCCACGCCGTGTCCTGCGACCACGCCGCTTTTCCACCCGAATCCGCGCCCGGCAGTCCGATGAGCTGGAACGTTCCGGTGGTACTGCGGGACGGGATCCCCGTGCTCGCCGGCGCCGATGCACTCGGACGAGTGCTGGTGGCGGCTGTGCACCTGGTGCACACCGGCCACTGGGACCGGATCAAGATCTGCCCAGCGTCGAACTGCCTGTGGGCGTTCTACGACAGATCCCGGAACAAGTCCCGGACGTGGTGCTCCATGCGGGTCTGCGGGAACCGGGAGAAGGCCCGGTCCTGGCGGGAACGCCACACCGCACCGGGCTGA
- a CDS encoding VOC family protein, with product MTAATTSPLRLAAFAIDTPDPRALAEFYGRLLGWEIDEPESAEEWVELADPSGGTRLAFQLDPGFVPPTWPDRARPQMMHVDVRVATLAEGHERAVAAGARQLPQPSDQLDATFRVYADPDGHPFCMCAGS from the coding sequence ATGACCGCTGCTACCACTTCCCCGTTGCGCCTCGCGGCGTTCGCGATCGACACCCCGGATCCGCGCGCGCTCGCGGAGTTCTACGGGCGCTTGCTGGGTTGGGAGATCGATGAGCCCGAATCCGCCGAGGAATGGGTGGAGCTGGCGGACCCATCGGGCGGGACGCGGCTGGCCTTCCAGCTCGACCCCGGTTTCGTGCCGCCGACCTGGCCGGATCGTGCGCGCCCGCAGATGATGCACGTCGACGTGCGGGTGGCGACGCTCGCCGAAGGGCACGAGCGCGCGGTGGCCGCCGGTGCACGCCAACTGCCGCAGCCGTCCGATCAGCTCGATGCGACTTTCCGCGTGTACGCCGATCCGGACGGGCACCCGTTCTGCATGTGCGCGGGCTCCTGA
- a CDS encoding helix-turn-helix domain-containing protein codes for MERVDKTVNKAVNQAVSDLGGYIRAQRSNAQISLRQLAKSAGVSNPYLSQVERGLRKPSAEILQQIATALRISAEALYVQAGILERREGGPVVDAILADDELSERQKQVLLDIYASFRREHDGSESTDAPEPDGTDLLKE; via the coding sequence ATGGAGCGGGTGGACAAGACCGTCAACAAGGCCGTGAACCAGGCGGTCAGCGACCTCGGCGGTTACATCCGGGCGCAACGCAGCAACGCCCAGATCTCGCTGCGCCAGCTCGCGAAGAGCGCGGGCGTGTCCAACCCGTACCTCAGCCAGGTCGAACGCGGCCTGCGCAAACCCAGCGCGGAGATCCTGCAGCAGATCGCCACGGCACTGCGGATCTCCGCGGAGGCGCTGTACGTGCAGGCCGGGATCTTGGAACGCCGCGAGGGCGGGCCGGTGGTGGACGCGATCCTCGCCGACGACGAACTCAGCGAGCGGCAGAAGCAGGTCCTGCTCGACATCTACGCCTCGTTCCGGCGAGAACACGACGGCTCCGAATCCACCGACGCGCCGGAGCCGGACGGCACCGACCTGCTCAAGGAGTGA
- a CDS encoding DUF2516 family protein, whose amino-acid sequence MGLSSVVPELLLQFWILKIIWLAGIPTGLYAFVHALLQRSDAFTAVGKLSKPAWLGITGAGLILLAVLTSGPITIIWIAALIAVLVYLVDVRPKVTEVQKGSSW is encoded by the coding sequence GTGGGTTTGTCATCCGTAGTGCCGGAGCTGCTGCTGCAGTTCTGGATCCTCAAGATCATCTGGCTGGCGGGGATCCCGACCGGGCTGTACGCCTTCGTGCACGCGCTGTTGCAGCGCTCCGACGCGTTCACGGCCGTCGGGAAGCTGTCCAAGCCCGCGTGGCTGGGCATCACCGGTGCCGGCCTGATCCTGCTCGCGGTGCTCACCAGCGGTCCGATCACGATCATCTGGATCGCCGCGCTGATCGCCGTGCTGGTCTACCTGGTCGACGTCCGGCCCAAGGTCACCGAAGTGCAGAAGGGCAGCTCCTGGTAG
- a CDS encoding alpha/beta hydrolase, whose protein sequence is MAHGLGATEGEARIPASGLPGTRVVLTLPSHGNAPDAPEGYWRYGTIAEDVRSVADAVGATRAVGVSLGTGALTRIVAERPGRFERLALLLPAALDGPREVTSAWALERLAEAVAADDGGAALRELVAAEFPPEAQVGEHVELRVSALQRLGAALHALSDQRVLDDAGTLRAVRSEVLVIGATEDPMHPASAARRTAEAFPGARLELLDSRAPMVTHRREVRALLSGFLGG, encoded by the coding sequence GTGGCGCACGGTCTGGGCGCGACCGAAGGTGAAGCGCGGATCCCCGCGTCCGGCCTGCCCGGCACCCGGGTCGTGCTCACGCTGCCGAGCCATGGGAACGCGCCGGATGCGCCGGAGGGCTACTGGCGTTACGGGACGATCGCCGAGGACGTGCGGTCGGTCGCGGACGCGGTCGGCGCGACCCGCGCGGTCGGCGTCTCGCTCGGCACCGGGGCGTTGACCAGGATCGTGGCCGAACGTCCTGGGCGGTTCGAGCGGTTGGCGCTGCTGCTGCCCGCCGCGTTGGACGGTCCCCGCGAGGTGACCTCGGCGTGGGCGTTGGAGCGGCTGGCCGAGGCCGTCGCCGCGGACGACGGCGGCGCGGCGCTGCGCGAGCTGGTCGCCGCCGAGTTTCCGCCCGAAGCGCAGGTCGGCGAGCATGTCGAACTCCGCGTGTCGGCGCTGCAGCGCCTGGGGGCCGCATTGCACGCCCTGAGCGATCAGCGGGTGCTCGACGACGCGGGAACCTTGCGCGCGGTGCGTTCCGAGGTGCTGGTCATCGGGGCCACCGAGGATCCGATGCATCCGGCTTCGGCGGCGCGGCGAACCGCCGAAGCTTTTCCGGGCGCACGGCTGGAATTGCTGGATTCCCGCGCGCCGATGGTCACCCACCGCCGCGAAGTGCGGGCGTTGCTGAGCGGTTTCCTGGGCGGCTGA
- a CDS encoding YbaK/EbsC family protein, protein MAVDWSLAAGTLQVSPALDRPELLAEPVLAAVRALPGTEAARVGVAEIDPALADTAEFCAHYGSPLELSANCVVVTGKRGGEVRHAACLVLATTRADVNGVVRRRLDVRKASFTAMDDAVSLTGMAYGGITAFGLPAGWPVLVDAAVARTPAVVVGSGLRGSKILTAGEVLADLPGAETLPDLARPAPAE, encoded by the coding sequence ATGGCTGTTGACTGGTCGCTCGCGGCCGGGACGTTGCAGGTCTCGCCCGCCCTCGACCGCCCGGAACTGCTGGCTGAGCCGGTGCTCGCCGCGGTACGGGCGTTGCCGGGGACCGAAGCCGCTCGCGTCGGTGTCGCCGAGATCGACCCGGCGCTGGCCGACACCGCCGAGTTCTGCGCGCACTACGGCTCGCCGTTGGAGCTGTCGGCGAACTGCGTCGTGGTTACCGGCAAGCGCGGCGGCGAAGTCCGGCACGCGGCTTGCTTGGTGCTGGCGACCACCCGCGCTGATGTGAACGGCGTGGTCCGGCGGCGGCTGGACGTGCGGAAAGCCTCGTTCACGGCGATGGACGACGCGGTGTCGCTGACCGGCATGGCCTACGGCGGCATCACTGCGTTCGGGCTGCCCGCCGGGTGGCCGGTGCTGGTCGACGCGGCGGTGGCGCGCACTCCGGCCGTGGTGGTCGGCAGCGGCCTGCGCGGCAGCAAGATCCTCACGGCGGGCGAGGTGCTGGCCGATCTGCCCGGCGCCGAAACACTCCCCGACCTGGCCCGCCCCGCGCCCGCGGAGTGA
- the purU gene encoding formyltetrahydrofolate deformylase: protein MISLSCPDRTGIVARITSFLAEHGGWIVEAGYHTDPDTNWFFTRQVVRADSLPFGVDELRERVGRVAAELGSTSWQVTDTEQRRRVVILVSREGHCLHDLLGRISSGEIDVDLRAVIGNHPRLRPITEAHGVPFHHVPFPPAADPEGKAAAFQEIRALADGHQPHALVLARFMQVVPSELCEAWAGRALNIHHSFLPSFAGARPYHQAYERGVKLVGATCHYVTAELDAGPIIEQDVTRVDHTDSVADIIRQGRDIEKIVLARGLRAHLEDRVLVHGKRTVVF from the coding sequence GTGATCAGCCTCAGCTGCCCGGACCGCACCGGGATCGTCGCCCGCATCACGTCGTTCCTCGCCGAGCACGGCGGATGGATCGTCGAGGCCGGTTACCACACCGACCCGGACACCAACTGGTTCTTCACCCGCCAGGTCGTCCGCGCGGACTCGCTGCCGTTCGGCGTGGACGAACTGCGGGAACGCGTCGGCCGGGTCGCCGCCGAGCTGGGCAGCACGAGCTGGCAGGTCACCGACACCGAACAGCGGCGGCGCGTGGTGATCCTGGTTTCCCGCGAAGGCCACTGCCTGCACGACCTGCTCGGGCGGATCTCCTCCGGGGAGATCGACGTGGATCTGCGGGCGGTGATCGGCAACCACCCGCGGCTGCGCCCGATCACCGAGGCGCACGGCGTGCCGTTCCACCACGTGCCGTTCCCGCCCGCGGCGGACCCGGAAGGCAAGGCCGCTGCCTTCCAGGAAATCCGCGCACTGGCGGACGGCCACCAGCCGCACGCGCTCGTGCTGGCCCGGTTCATGCAGGTCGTGCCGTCCGAGCTCTGCGAAGCGTGGGCGGGCAGGGCGTTGAACATCCACCACAGCTTCCTGCCGTCGTTCGCCGGTGCCCGCCCGTACCACCAGGCGTACGAGCGCGGGGTGAAGCTGGTGGGCGCCACCTGCCACTACGTGACGGCCGAGCTCGACGCGGGGCCGATCATCGAGCAGGACGTGACCCGCGTCGACCACACCGACTCCGTCGCGGACATCATCCGGCAGGGCCGCGACATCGAGAAGATCGTGCTGGCCCGCGGGCTGCGGGCGCACCTGGAGGACCGCGTCCTGGTGCACGGCAAACGCACCGTCGTGTTCTGA
- a CDS encoding maleylpyruvate isomerase family mycothiol-dependent enzyme, with amino-acid sequence MVGEFSQAVLKEQVGAFRAAAVAAGPDATVPTCPGWDVRKLLRHLARVYAMVQLGLESGPDDQRPRPPAAPDAFDAALTWFDERFAELTTALSAPDPQRAVWAFFPGGTPESWTRRMTHETAIHRLDAVLAADGGSELIFDPELAADGIDEMLTVIAPLGDWSQSAHQGRVLYHAADAGRTWLVRFLAGQPPQIGAPADAALGADEVDATVAGTADAVYRRVWGRPSGAMITGDAALGGLVAGR; translated from the coding sequence ATGGTCGGCGAATTTTCGCAAGCAGTGTTGAAAGAGCAGGTCGGAGCGTTCCGCGCGGCTGCGGTGGCAGCTGGCCCGGACGCCACCGTGCCCACCTGCCCCGGCTGGGACGTGCGCAAGCTGCTGCGCCACCTGGCCCGCGTCTACGCGATGGTGCAGCTGGGACTCGAATCCGGCCCGGACGATCAGCGGCCGCGGCCGCCCGCCGCGCCCGACGCGTTCGACGCGGCGCTGACCTGGTTCGACGAGCGCTTCGCCGAACTCACCACGGCGCTTTCCGCGCCGGACCCGCAGCGGGCGGTGTGGGCGTTCTTCCCGGGTGGCACACCCGAGTCGTGGACCCGGCGCATGACGCACGAAACCGCGATCCACCGCCTCGACGCGGTGCTGGCCGCGGACGGCGGTTCGGAGCTGATCTTCGATCCGGAGCTGGCCGCGGACGGGATCGACGAGATGCTCACCGTCATCGCGCCGCTGGGCGACTGGTCGCAGTCCGCGCACCAGGGCCGGGTGCTCTACCACGCCGCCGACGCCGGGCGGACCTGGCTGGTGCGATTCCTGGCCGGGCAGCCACCGCAGATCGGAGCGCCCGCCGATGCCGCGCTGGGCGCCGACGAGGTCGACGCGACCGTCGCGGGCACCGCCGACGCGGTCTACCGCCGGGTCTGGGGCCGCCCGAGCGGCGCGATGATCACCGGCGACGCAGCGCTCGGCGGGCTCGTCGCCGGGCGTTGA
- a CDS encoding class I SAM-dependent methyltransferase, with the protein MATRGTTNPNRLRRVDRWITGAPWAARALRSAADPLVVDLGFGSAPTTTVELAERLRPLRPDARVFGLEIDPERVEAGRRVAVPPGLNFRRGGFELAGLAAGIGGAAGPVLVRAFNVLRQYTEPEAWKAWEELRGRLAPGGLLVEGTCDEIGRRCCWVALDRGGPRTFTLACLPADLARPSDLAERLPKTLIHRNVPGEKVHSLLNDLDSCWARAAPLVPYGPRARWAESVRSLAARGWPVLDRPRRWRAGELTVAWSAVAPAGSPGS; encoded by the coding sequence ATGGCCACCCGGGGCACCACCAACCCGAACCGGCTGCGGCGCGTGGACCGCTGGATCACCGGCGCACCGTGGGCCGCCCGCGCGCTGCGATCGGCGGCGGATCCGCTGGTCGTCGATCTCGGATTCGGCTCGGCACCGACCACCACGGTCGAGCTCGCCGAACGGCTGCGGCCGCTGCGGCCGGATGCGCGGGTGTTCGGCCTGGAGATCGATCCCGAGCGGGTCGAGGCCGGGCGGCGGGTCGCGGTACCGCCCGGCCTGAACTTCCGGCGCGGCGGATTCGAGCTGGCGGGCCTGGCGGCTGGCATCGGCGGCGCGGCCGGTCCGGTGCTCGTGCGCGCGTTCAACGTGCTGCGCCAGTACACCGAGCCGGAAGCCTGGAAGGCGTGGGAGGAGCTGCGCGGCAGGCTCGCCCCCGGCGGGTTGCTGGTGGAGGGCACCTGCGACGAGATCGGCCGGCGTTGCTGCTGGGTCGCGCTGGACCGCGGCGGGCCCCGCACGTTCACGCTGGCCTGCCTGCCCGCGGACCTGGCGCGACCGTCCGATCTGGCCGAACGGCTGCCGAAGACGCTGATCCACCGCAACGTCCCCGGCGAGAAGGTGCACTCGTTGCTCAACGACCTCGACTCCTGCTGGGCGCGGGCCGCGCCGCTGGTCCCGTACGGCCCGCGGGCCCGCTGGGCGGAGTCGGTGCGGTCGCTGGCCGCCCGCGGCTGGCCGGTGCTGGATCGCCCGCGGCGCTGGCGCGCCGGCGAGCTGACCGTCGCCTGGTCCGCCGTGGCTCCCGCCGGCTCGCCCGGCTCGTAA
- a CDS encoding DUF2505 domain-containing protein yields MARRIEHRSTSEWASSQVHQALIDIDYLRDRLAELGGTRNELVKHDVLGDAVRFQLRQGVSTEALPPVARTVAGAGDLVIDRTESWRCEEPGHYNGEIAAEVAGVPCTITGSMWLRDLPETGSEFLVDGEVRVNVPFVGGRVEDLVAEQVQKLLAREEQFTGEWLAKHSQ; encoded by the coding sequence ATGGCACGCCGCATCGAGCACCGGAGCACCTCCGAGTGGGCATCGTCGCAGGTGCACCAGGCGCTCATCGACATCGACTACCTGCGGGACCGGCTCGCCGAGCTCGGCGGCACCCGCAACGAGCTGGTCAAGCACGACGTCCTCGGTGATGCGGTCCGCTTCCAGCTGCGCCAGGGGGTCAGCACGGAGGCGCTGCCGCCGGTCGCGCGCACCGTGGCTGGCGCGGGTGATCTGGTGATCGACCGCACCGAGTCCTGGCGGTGCGAAGAGCCCGGCCACTACAACGGCGAGATCGCCGCCGAGGTCGCCGGGGTGCCGTGCACCATCACCGGTTCGATGTGGCTGCGGGACCTGCCCGAGACCGGCAGCGAGTTCCTCGTGGACGGCGAGGTGCGGGTGAACGTGCCGTTCGTCGGCGGGCGGGTGGAAGACCTGGTGGCCGAGCAGGTGCAGAAACTGCTCGCCCGGGAGGAGCAGTTCACCGGTGAATGGCTCGCGAAGCATTCGCAGTGA
- a CDS encoding UDP-N-acetylmuramate dehydrogenase gives MSGAEGIRGGPAGARTPGEHPLAEYTTLRLGGPAAEFVLAEHPDELAEAVRESDAAGQPLLVLGGGSNLVVADSGFDGRVVRVATRGRSYDIVDGFVQLTVEAGEDWDDVVADTVHQGLGNLECLSGIPGLTGATPVQNVGAYGVEISEMLVSVDLLDRRTGRIRTVLAEDLGLVYRGSSLKHSDEAVVLRARYLLRDGAESAPIRYAELARALEVQPGARVDVARAREAVLELRRTKGMVLDPADHDTWSAGSFFTNPIVDTADLPGVLELIATRVGPDERVPQYPAGDGRTKLSAAWLIERAGFGKGHPGGAARAALSGKHTLALTNRGSACTEDLLGLAREVREGVRSAFGVSLAPEPVLVDCSI, from the coding sequence ATGTCCGGTGCCGAAGGAATCCGCGGCGGCCCGGCCGGCGCTCGAACCCCCGGCGAACACCCCTTGGCGGAGTACACGACGCTGCGGCTGGGCGGCCCGGCCGCAGAGTTCGTGCTCGCCGAGCATCCCGACGAACTGGCCGAGGCGGTCCGCGAGTCGGACGCCGCCGGCCAGCCGCTGCTGGTGCTGGGCGGCGGGTCGAACCTCGTCGTCGCCGACTCCGGGTTCGACGGCCGGGTGGTGCGGGTCGCCACCCGCGGCCGCAGCTACGACATTGTGGACGGTTTCGTGCAGCTGACCGTCGAGGCCGGTGAGGACTGGGACGACGTAGTCGCCGACACGGTGCACCAGGGCCTGGGGAATCTGGAGTGCCTGTCCGGGATTCCGGGGCTGACCGGTGCGACACCGGTGCAGAACGTCGGTGCCTACGGCGTGGAGATCTCCGAGATGCTGGTCTCGGTGGACCTGCTGGACCGGCGCACGGGCCGGATCCGCACCGTGCTGGCCGAGGATCTGGGGCTGGTCTACCGCGGCAGCTCGCTCAAGCACAGCGACGAAGCGGTGGTGCTGCGCGCCCGCTACCTGCTGCGGGACGGCGCCGAGTCCGCGCCGATCCGCTACGCCGAACTCGCCCGCGCGCTGGAGGTGCAGCCGGGCGCGCGGGTCGACGTCGCCCGCGCTCGGGAAGCGGTGCTGGAGTTGCGGCGGACGAAGGGGATGGTGCTCGACCCGGCCGACCACGACACCTGGAGCGCCGGCTCGTTCTTCACCAATCCGATCGTGGACACCGCCGACCTTCCCGGGGTGCTGGAGCTGATCGCCACTCGGGTCGGCCCGGACGAGCGGGTTCCGCAGTACCCGGCGGGCGACGGGCGCACCAAGCTCTCCGCGGCCTGGCTGATCGAACGCGCCGGGTTCGGCAAGGGGCACCCCGGTGGCGCGGCGCGGGCCGCGTTGTCCGGCAAGCACACGCTGGCGTTGACCAACCGCGGCTCGGCCTGCACCGAAGACCTGCTGGGTCTCGCGCGTGAAGTGCGCGAGGGGGTACGTTCCGCGTTCGGCGTGTCGCTGGCACCGGAACCGGTACTCGTGGACTGTTCGATCTGA